The Elaeis guineensis isolate ETL-2024a chromosome 13, EG11, whole genome shotgun sequence genome includes a region encoding these proteins:
- the LOC105056319 gene encoding 5-oxoprolinase 1 — protein sequence MGSIKEEKFRFCVDRGGTFTDIYAEVPGKSDCCVMKLLSVDPSNYDDAPIEGIRRILEEYTGQKIPRSSKIPTDKIEWIRMGTTVATNALLERKGERIALCVTRGFGDLLQIGNQARPNIFDLTVSKPSNLYEEVIEVDERIELVLDKENASSSIEGISGELIRVAKPLDVEALKPSLKGLLDKGISCLAVVLMHSYTYPQHEILVQQLALSMGFRHVSLSSALTPMVRAVPRGLTASVDAYLTPVIKEYLSGFMSRFEGGAEKVNVLFMQSDGGLAPEQSFSGHKAVLSGPAGGVVGYSQTLFGLETSKPLIGFDMGGTSTDVSRYDGSYEQVLETQIAGAIIQAPQLDINTVAAGGGSKLKFQFGSFRVGPESVGAHPGPVCYRKGGELAVTDANLILGTVIPDYFPSIFGPKEDQPLDIEATRKAFEKLSVEINSYTKSQDPSAKVMTVEEIALGFVNVAIETMCRPIRQLTEMKGHETRNHALACFGGAGPQHACAIARSLGMSEVLIHRFCGILSAYGMGLADVVEEAQEPYSSVYGPDSVLEASQREAALLTLVKQKLKDQGFRDESIKTESYLNLRYEGTDTAMMVKKPKEDGNDYAAEFVRLFQQEYGFKLQNRKILICDVRVRGIGVTNILKPQELEPALANPVAEGSYKIYFGNGWQDTPLFKLEKLGCGHILQGPAIIMNGNSTVIVEPDCRASITNYGNIKIEVNSAPSTVEIADRVADVVQLSIFNHRFMGIAEQMGRTLQRTSISTNIKERLDFSCALFGPDGGLVANAPHVPVHLGAMSSTVCWQLKHWGENLNEGDVLVTNHPCAGGSHLPDITVITPVFDNGKLVFFVASRGHHAEIGGITPGSMPPFSKAIWEEGVAIKAFKLVERGVFQEDGIIHLLQTPGWDEHSCCKVPGTRRLQDNLSDLRAQVAANQRGITLIKELIDQYGLNTVQSYMTHVQKNAEHAVREMLKVVAGRVEQEKGAAVIEEEDYMDDGSVIHLKLSVDVKKGEATFDFEGTSPEVYGNWNAPEAVTAAAVIYCLRCLVDVDIPLNQGCLAPVRIQIPEGSFLSPSDKAAVVGGNVLTSQRVTDVILTAFQACACSQGCMNNLTFGDDTFGYYETIGGGSGAGPNWDGTSGIQCHMTNTRMTDPEIFEQRYPVLLHRFAIREKSGGDGYHTGGDGLVREIEFRRPVIVSILSERRVHAPRGLRGGKDGARGANYLIRKDKRKVYLGGKNTVEVDAGEILQILTPGGGGFGTPR from the coding sequence ATGGGGAGCATCAAGGAAGAGAAATTCAGGTTTTGTGTTGATCGGGGAGGAACATTCACAGACATCTATGCAGAAGTCCCTGGCAAGTCAGACTGTTGTGTGATGAAGCTTTTGTCTGTGGATCCATCAAACTATGATGATGCTCCCATTGAAGGGATTCGAAGGATCCTAGAAGAGTATACCGGTCAGAAAATCCCACGGTCTTCCAAGATTCCCACAGACAAAATTGAGTGGATTCGTATGGGCACCACTGTTGCCACAAACGCTCTTCTGGAGCGGAAAGGTGAGAGGATTGCTCTCTGTGTGACTAGGGGCTTTGGAGACTTGCTTCAGATTGGAAACCAAGCTCGGCCAAACATCTTTGACCTCACGGTCTCGAAGCCCTCAAACCTCTACGAGGAAGTCATAGAGGTTGATGAGAGAATTGAACTTGTGCTGGATAAAGAGAATGCTTCTTCTTCAATCGAAGGAATATCTGGGGAGCTTATCAGGGTGGCAAAGCCTCTGGATGTAGAAGCACTAAAACCTTCACTAAAAGGTCTCCTCGATAAAGGGATAAGCTGTTTGGCTGTTGTGTTGATGCATTCATACACTTACCCTCAGCATGAAATCTTGGTTCAGCAGTTAGCTTTGAGTATGGGTTTCAGGCATGTCTCTCTGTCATCAGCTTTGACTCCCATGGTTCGTGCTGTTCCCCGAGGCCTGACAGCTAGTGTTGATGCCTATCTGACTCCAGTCATTAAGGAGTACTTATCAGGCTTCATGTCAAGATTTGAAGGGGGCGCTGAGAAGGTGAATGTATTGTTTATGCAATCAGATGGAGGCCTTGCACCAGAGCAAAGCTTTTCTGGACACAAAGCAGTCCTTTCAGGTCCTGCAGGAGGGGTTGTTGGTTACTCACAGACCCTCTTTGGGCTGGAAACATCTAAACCCCTGATTGGGTTCGACATGGGTGGCACATCCACCGATGTAAGCCGCTATGATGGAAGCTATGAGCAAGTTCTCGAAACCCAGATTGCTGGGGCTATAATACAAGCACCTCAGCTTGACATAAACACTGTTGCTGCAGGTGGTGGTTCTAAGCTGAAATTTCAATTTGGATCCTTCCGGGTAGGACCTGAATCAGTTGGGGCACATCCTGGTCCAGTTTGTTACAGGAAAGGTGGGGAATTAGCAGTTACAGATGCTAATTTGATATTAGGGACTGTTATTCCTGACTACTTCCCATCCATCTTTGGCCCTAAAGAAGATCAGCCTTTGGATATAGAAGCCACAAGAAAAGCATTCGAGAAGCTCTCTGTTGAAATAAATTCTTACACGAAAAGCCAGGACCCTTCAGCAAAGGTTATGACGGTAGAGGAGATTGCTCTTGGATTTGTGAATGTGGCTATTGAAACAATGTGTCGACCTATACGTCAGCTAACTGAAATGAAGGGGCATGAAACAAGAAACCATGCACTGGCTTGCTTTGGGGGTGCAGGTCCACAGCATGCATGTGCTATTGCCAGGTCACTGGGCATGTCTGAAGTCCTTATCCACCGGTTTTGTGGGATATTGAGTGCTTACGGAATGGGCTTGGCTGATGTTGTTGAAGAGGCACAGGAGCCATATTCTTCTGTTTATGGTCCTGATTCTGTGCTCGAGGCATCTCAAAGGGAGGCTGCTCTGTTAACATTAGTAAAACAAAAGCTGAAAGATCAGGGTTTCAGAGATGAAAGCATCAAGACAGAGTCTTATTTAAACTTGAGATATGAGGGCACAGATACGGCCATGATGGTTAAAAAACCAAAGGAAGATGGGAATGATTATGCTGCCGAGTTTGTAAGGCTGTTTCAGCAGGAGTATGGGTTCAAACTTCAAAACAGGAAAATCCTTATCTGTGATGTGAGGGTTCGAGGTATTGGAGTCACCAACATCTTGAAGCCTCAAGAACTTGAACCTGCTTTGGCAAATCCTGTAGCAGAAGGTTCTTATAAGATATACTTTGGTAATGGGTGGCaagacacaccattattcaagctTGAGAAGCTGGGTTGTGGGCACATTTTGCAAGGCCCTGCAATAATCATGAATGGGAACAGTACAGTGATTGTTGAACCTGACTGTAGAGCCAGCATTACCAACTATGGTAATATAAAGATTGAGGTTAACTCAGCCCCAAGCACCGTAGAGATTGCAGACAGGGTTGCGGATGTGGTGCAGCTTTCTATATTCAACCATCGGTTCATGGGCATTGCTGAACAGATGGGTCGGACCCTTCAAAGAACTTCTATTTCAACAAACATAAAGGAGAGACTGGATTTTTCTTGTGCTTTGTTTGGCCCAGATGGAGGACTTGTTGCAAATGCTCCTCATGTCCCTGTGCACCTTGGGGCCATGTCAAGCACAGTGTGTTGGCAACTCAAACATTGGGGTGAAAACCTCAATGAAGGAGATGTTTTGGTAACTAATCATCCTTGTGCAGGAGGAAGCCATCTACCTGATATAACTGTGATTACTCCAGTCTTTGATAATGGTAAGCTGGTATTTTTTGTGGCAAGCAGAGGGCACCATGCAGAAATTGGCGGGATAACTCCAGGAAGCATGCCACCCTTCTCAAAAGCTATATGGGAGGAAGGTGTGGCCATTAAAGCATTCAAGCTTGTTGAAAGAGGTGTCTTTCAAGAAGATGGAATCATTCATCTGCTTCAGACACCTGGTTGGGATGAACATTCATGTTGTAAGGTCCCAGGGACCCGTAGGCTTCAGGATAATTTGTCTGATCTTCGAGCCCAAGTGGCAGCAAACCAGAGGGGAATCACACTTATCAAAGAACTCATCGATCAATATGGTTTGAATACTGTTCAATCCTACATGACCCATGTTCAGAAAAATGCTGAACATGCTGTGAGGGAAATGCTCAAAGTAGTTGCTGGTAGAGTTGAACAAGAAAAAGGGGCTGCTGTTATCGAAGAAGAAGACTATATGGATGATGGCTCTGTTATCCACCTTAAGCTCAGCGTTGATGTCAAGAAGGGCGAAGCTACTTTTGACTTTGAAGGGACAAGCCCAGAAGTTTATGGCAATTGGAATGCCCCTGAAGCAGTAACAGCTGCAGCTGTGATCTACTGCCTCCGCTGTCTGGTGGATGTTGATATCCCATTGAATCAAGGGTGCCTAGCTCCTGTAAGAATCCAGATTCCTGAGGGTTCTTTCCTTTCTCCTAGTGATAAGGCTGCTGTGGTGGGTGGTAATGTGCTCACATCCCAGAGGGTAACGGATGTTATCTTAACTGCATTCCAGGCATGTGCCTGCTCCCAGGGATGCATGAATAACCTGACCTTTGGGGATGACACTTTTGGATACTATGAAACTATTGGAGGTGGCAGTGGAGCAGGACCAAACTGGGACGGAACAAGTGGGATTCAGTGTCACATGACTAATACTAGGATGACcgatcctgagatttttgagcagCGGTATCCGGTTCTTTTGCACAGGTTTGCTATTCGAGAAAAGAGTGGGGGTGATGGTTATCATACAGGGGGTGATGGCCTTGTCCGGGAAATAGAGTTCCGACGGCCTGTTATAGTGAGCATTCTCTCAGAGAGGCGAGTGCATGCTCCAAGGGGATTGAGGGGTGGAAAGGATGGGGCTCGTGGGGCAAACTATCTGATCAGGAAAGACAAGCGAAAGGTGTATCTTGGAGGTAAGAACACTGTCGAAGTGGATGCAGGTGAGATTCTTCAGATTCTTACTCCTGGAGGTGGTGGATTTGGCACTCCTCGCTGA